The Pichia kudriavzevii chromosome 3, complete sequence nucleotide sequence TAATcgaatttgaaataatAATGGTCGAATTTATCAATCTTCACCTTAAAAAGGACCATCGATTATTCACACTATCAATTCGACCATTTGAAGAACCAAAATGGCACCCCCATCCCGCTGGCCATatgtttttggaaaatatgCATATTATGATGCGGTCTGTAAGATTGCAACTCTGAATATGGTGCGTTCGGATGCATATTACATCTCTCGTCAAACTTCGAAATCGTTAGTTTTCAATCCGTTAGCCAAGAAATCCACTCTTAAATACGACGATGTTTTCGGTGGGTCGTCCAAACATGCCAAAAAGTCAAGTAGAAGGGACGTCTCATACAGAGATAACCACAGGCTGATTGCAGGTGTCTCGGTCCCGCAACGACCAATCGAGCCTGACAATTGCTGTAT carries:
- a CDS encoding uncharacterized protein (PKUD0C10720; similar to Saccharomyces cerevisiae YPL107W; ancestral locus Anc_8.591) codes for the protein MAPPSRWPYVFGKYAYYDAVCKIATLNMVRSDAYYISRQTSKSLVFNPLAKKSTLKYDDVFGGSSKHAKKSSRRDVSYRDNHRLIAGVSVPQRPIEPDNCCMSGCINCVWELFNEDMEEWKHKRTEAAKALMAKGEGKWPKDWDAPPKILDSKYIHGSHDENPEEVSGMPVGLQVFMNFENKKKAKSQKKRQPNGDALSS